Proteins from a genomic interval of Schaalia odontolytica:
- a CDS encoding NADPH-dependent FMN reductase — protein sequence MTSIAIVLGSVRPGRWGEQVANWIQARAQAVGLDAAVVDLKEFDLPIFAEEPPSMVVPTQPEGVRLRETLEARDGLIFVTPEYNQSVPGGLKNAIDYLPPSTLKDKPVGIVGYSWHDAVAARAHLRQILSGMGAAVAQEDVAINLGSEFPEGTFTPSEQVDAQLRALLDALA from the coding sequence ATGACGTCTATTGCTATCGTTCTCGGCTCGGTTCGTCCCGGACGCTGGGGCGAGCAGGTCGCGAACTGGATTCAGGCGCGCGCGCAGGCGGTCGGCTTGGACGCCGCAGTCGTCGATCTCAAGGAGTTCGACCTGCCGATCTTTGCCGAGGAGCCGCCGTCGATGGTTGTCCCGACACAGCCCGAGGGCGTTCGTCTGCGCGAGACCCTGGAGGCCCGCGACGGACTCATCTTCGTCACGCCGGAGTACAACCAGTCTGTCCCCGGCGGGCTGAAGAACGCGATTGACTACCTGCCACCGTCGACGCTCAAGGACAAGCCCGTCGGGATCGTCGGCTACTCGTGGCACGACGCCGTCGCAGCCCGCGCGCACCTGCGCCAGATCCTGTCCGGGATGGGCGCCGCGGTCGCTCAGGAGGACGTCGCCATCAACCTCGGCTCCGAGTTCCCCGAAGGAACGTTCACTCCCTCCGAGCAGGTCGACGCTCAGCTTCGCGCGCTCCTCGACGCCCTTGCCTGA
- a CDS encoding dolichyl-phosphate-mannose--protein mannosyltransferase has translation MDTANEHDSHADLTPNAFPRADRANERLSTGASGAEVASTPPPAAASRRSAAWLTTPGAGWVATALATLVAAAIRLPGLDNVRTLIFDETYYVKDAWSLLTLGYEGTWPKEYDASFVAGDVSGLSPVGGYPVHPPTGKWLIALGMKFFGQADPVGWRITAAICGIVTVFLLCRLAQNLFRSPALTLLAGVFLATDGMAIVMSRTAILDGFLAMFALAAFLCVVKDQQSARRALVGKLANWDGLGAPRSGLADLRSYMSRREKRVFVVGPNAGNRPWLVAAGVLAGLACSVKWSGIYVLATLGLFVAFREVTCRWRAGHPSPVRGALLADVWWAFVLMVPTALLTYVASWFGWFAHPAAHGHGRSGIGGFGGALADLWLYHKEMWTFHNNLETPHTYQSNPFTWLVQLRATSFHWATGEEITGCRSGVCATDVVALGNPLLWWVGIGALLLVVWTTCYYRSWRTGTIMLGYVALYLPWLAYAHRTIFTFYTVVFAPFVALAVAWMVAVIAGAVPADGRVAQAPLPLRTRVPGWALATIVTLAIIACALYFLPLWRADVVDYEFWRAHMWLRTWI, from the coding sequence ATGGATACAGCGAACGAACACGATAGTCACGCGGATCTCACCCCCAATGCCTTTCCGCGGGCCGACCGAGCGAACGAGAGGCTGTCGACCGGCGCGTCGGGTGCCGAGGTAGCATCGACGCCCCCTCCCGCGGCCGCGTCGCGGCGAAGCGCCGCTTGGCTTACGACGCCGGGGGCAGGATGGGTCGCGACAGCACTTGCGACCCTGGTCGCCGCGGCCATTCGCCTTCCCGGCCTCGACAACGTCCGTACCCTGATCTTCGATGAGACCTATTACGTCAAGGACGCCTGGTCTCTCCTCACCCTCGGGTACGAGGGCACCTGGCCCAAGGAGTACGACGCCTCCTTTGTCGCGGGAGACGTGTCGGGCCTATCGCCTGTGGGCGGGTACCCGGTACACCCGCCCACAGGCAAGTGGCTCATCGCCCTGGGCATGAAGTTCTTCGGGCAGGCGGATCCTGTCGGGTGGCGCATCACGGCAGCGATCTGTGGGATCGTGACCGTGTTTCTCCTGTGTCGCCTCGCCCAGAACCTCTTTCGCTCCCCCGCGCTGACCCTTCTTGCCGGCGTTTTCCTCGCCACCGACGGCATGGCGATTGTCATGAGCCGGACCGCGATCCTGGATGGCTTTCTCGCGATGTTTGCGCTGGCCGCCTTCCTCTGCGTTGTCAAGGATCAGCAGAGCGCGCGCCGGGCGCTGGTCGGCAAGCTGGCGAACTGGGATGGACTGGGAGCGCCGCGTTCGGGACTGGCCGACCTGCGCTCCTACATGTCGCGGCGAGAGAAACGAGTCTTCGTCGTCGGCCCCAATGCGGGAAACCGTCCGTGGCTGGTTGCGGCCGGCGTTCTCGCCGGCCTCGCCTGCTCGGTCAAGTGGTCGGGGATCTATGTGCTGGCAACGCTTGGGCTCTTCGTGGCGTTCCGGGAGGTCACCTGTCGGTGGCGCGCCGGCCACCCGTCTCCCGTGCGCGGCGCCCTGCTTGCCGACGTCTGGTGGGCCTTCGTTCTCATGGTTCCCACGGCCCTTTTGACGTATGTTGCGTCATGGTTTGGCTGGTTCGCTCACCCCGCCGCCCACGGGCACGGACGCTCGGGCATTGGTGGCTTCGGAGGCGCGCTGGCGGACCTGTGGCTGTACCACAAGGAGATGTGGACCTTCCACAACAATCTCGAGACGCCGCACACCTACCAGTCGAATCCCTTCACGTGGCTCGTGCAGCTTCGCGCTACGTCATTCCATTGGGCGACCGGTGAGGAGATCACGGGGTGTCGGTCGGGCGTGTGCGCGACCGACGTCGTCGCGCTCGGTAATCCACTCCTGTGGTGGGTCGGCATCGGAGCCCTCCTCCTCGTCGTGTGGACAACCTGCTACTACCGTTCCTGGCGCACTGGGACGATCATGCTGGGCTACGTTGCCCTGTACTTGCCCTGGCTCGCCTATGCGCACCGGACGATCTTCACGTTCTACACGGTCGTCTTTGCACCGTTCGTGGCGCTGGCGGTCGCGTGGATGGTCGCGGTGATCGCGGGCGCGGTGCCCGCCGACGGTCGCGTGGCACAGGCGCCGCTCCCCCTTCGCACTCGCGTGCCCGGGTGGGCCCTGGCAACGATCGTCACGCTCGCGATCATCGCCTGCGCGCTGTACTTCCTGCCGCTGTGGCGAGCGGACGTGGTCGACTACGAGTTCTGGCGCGCACATATGTGGCTACGCACCTGGATCTAG
- a CDS encoding metal ABC transporter substrate-binding protein produces MIPFSRRGVPAAVLGLALLPLGACAPASSAHGLKVVATTTQICDYVTQIAAAASDISLDKTDASGKTSHAGADASDAALTMSLTCLLAPNASAHEHEMTPQQAGALAQADVMAVSGVDLEHFLDDAVASSGFHGRMVVTSGVLGASDIDNPNGGDGDLPYTIDRGNERVEVAPWPFPPESPDEEPEFRFDPHVWTSPKRARIQVSNLGAGLAAAAPDAASSIKAATDSYLADLDALDAWVANAIETVPSSQRVLFTSHDAFGYFSADYGIRFIGAALSDFNDQQDATAEHIASAVKAVQESGAVALFAENSNNSKSIEAIARAAGVTPIVGDDALYGDSLGPDGSEGATYVGSIIHNTRAVTDAWGGNAPQLPERLQSK; encoded by the coding sequence GTGATCCCCTTCTCCCGCCGCGGCGTGCCCGCCGCCGTCCTTGGCCTCGCGCTCCTCCCCCTCGGAGCGTGCGCCCCGGCTTCCTCTGCCCACGGCCTCAAGGTCGTGGCCACGACCACCCAAATCTGCGACTACGTCACCCAGATCGCCGCAGCCGCCAGCGACATCTCCCTGGACAAGACCGACGCATCGGGGAAGACGAGCCACGCGGGTGCCGACGCGAGCGATGCGGCCCTGACGATGAGCCTGACCTGCCTGCTCGCCCCCAACGCCTCCGCGCACGAACACGAGATGACGCCGCAGCAGGCCGGTGCCCTCGCCCAGGCCGACGTCATGGCAGTCTCCGGAGTCGACCTCGAACACTTCCTCGACGATGCCGTCGCCTCCTCCGGCTTCCACGGGCGTATGGTCGTCACCTCCGGCGTCCTCGGCGCCTCCGACATCGACAACCCGAACGGCGGCGATGGCGACCTCCCCTACACGATCGACCGTGGCAACGAGCGCGTCGAGGTGGCTCCCTGGCCGTTCCCGCCCGAGAGCCCCGACGAAGAACCCGAGTTTCGCTTCGACCCGCACGTGTGGACCTCCCCCAAGCGGGCGCGCATCCAGGTGAGCAACCTCGGCGCAGGCCTCGCCGCCGCCGCCCCCGATGCGGCCTCCTCCATCAAGGCGGCCACCGACTCCTACCTGGCGGACCTCGACGCCCTCGACGCGTGGGTTGCAAACGCCATCGAGACCGTGCCATCCTCCCAGCGCGTCCTGTTCACCTCCCACGACGCATTCGGATACTTCTCCGCCGACTACGGGATCCGCTTCATCGGGGCCGCCCTATCCGACTTCAACGACCAGCAGGACGCCACCGCGGAACACATCGCGAGCGCCGTCAAAGCCGTCCAAGAGTCGGGTGCCGTCGCCCTCTTCGCCGAGAACTCCAACAATTCCAAGTCCATCGAGGCCATCGCCCGGGCCGCCGGAGTCACCCCCATCGTCGGTGACGACGCCCTCTACGGCGACTCCCTGGGTCCCGACGGAAGCGAGGGCGCCACCTACGTGGGATCGATCATCCACAACACGCGCGCCGTCACCGACGCGTGGGGAGGCAATGCCCCGCAGCTGCCCGAACGACTCCAGAGCAAGTGA
- a CDS encoding metal ABC transporter ATP-binding protein produces the protein MNHLVSFRHATLGYGSTPALTGLTLDVDEGQALALVGPNGGGKTTLMRGIVGGCSLLSGCVDVGARRIGLVPQSADLDLTFPVSAAEVVTMGLIAEAGWGRRIGADKRARVADALDRVNLSSKASQRFGTLSGGQRQRVLVARALVARPQLVMMDEPFNGLDAPSRDIITRLIAELTAGGIGVIVSTHDLSLARDVCSHACVLASRQVALGPVAQALEPSVLAAAYGSGADEAIAALS, from the coding sequence ATGAACCACCTCGTTTCCTTCCGACACGCAACGCTGGGGTACGGATCTACCCCGGCGCTGACCGGCCTGACCCTCGACGTCGACGAGGGTCAGGCCCTCGCCCTTGTCGGCCCGAACGGCGGCGGAAAAACAACCCTCATGCGAGGTATCGTCGGCGGCTGCTCCCTCCTGTCCGGCTGCGTGGACGTCGGCGCTCGACGTATCGGACTCGTGCCCCAGAGCGCCGACCTGGACCTGACGTTTCCCGTCAGCGCCGCCGAAGTGGTCACGATGGGACTCATCGCCGAGGCGGGGTGGGGGAGGCGCATCGGCGCCGACAAGCGGGCGCGCGTCGCCGACGCCCTTGATCGCGTGAACCTTTCGAGCAAGGCCTCCCAGCGCTTTGGTACCCTCAGTGGCGGCCAGCGCCAACGCGTCCTCGTCGCGCGCGCCCTCGTGGCCCGGCCCCAGCTGGTCATGATGGACGAACCCTTCAACGGCCTCGACGCACCCAGCCGGGACATCATCACCCGACTCATCGCCGAGCTCACCGCGGGCGGCATCGGTGTCATCGTCTCCACCCACGACCTGTCCCTCGCACGCGACGTGTGCTCTCACGCCTGCGTCCTCGCGTCGCGCCAGGTCGCCCTCGGCCCCGTCGCACAGGCCCTAGAACCATCGGTCCTGGCAGCCGCCTACGGCTCCGGAGCAGACGAAGCGATCGCGGCTCTGTCATGA
- a CDS encoding metal ABC transporter permease yields the protein MIAPYLLRPIVVLGLLALAVGPASTLVNLRRAEFSAETMVHGVFPGIVVGMAVGGRDAIIPGGALCAACVAAALTAASRRTKSSEATTAVILTAFFSLGIVISLRIGDMSGQLESLMFGRLLDITPSRMWVSAAVLIVAALILVATWRAQVALAFDREAARVAGIPTLAIDIVFNAAIGAIVVAASTAVGVLLVVGYLIVPGACGRLLAPGTRSMAVIAALSALVGGWAGFGVALLRTPRPLSPQACVALGVLACFALACAVRQLREARTGRDEASAGSQAPLTARETGEHAVDARETGCETRASGLTTVGEAS from the coding sequence ATGATCGCCCCATACCTGCTCCGCCCGATCGTTGTCCTCGGCCTCCTCGCCCTCGCCGTCGGTCCCGCATCAACCCTGGTCAACCTGCGCAGGGCCGAGTTCAGCGCCGAAACCATGGTGCACGGCGTGTTCCCCGGGATCGTTGTCGGCATGGCCGTCGGCGGGCGCGACGCCATCATCCCCGGGGGTGCCCTGTGCGCCGCATGCGTCGCGGCGGCGCTCACGGCCGCCTCGCGCCGAACGAAATCCTCCGAGGCCACCACCGCCGTCATCCTGACCGCGTTCTTCTCTCTGGGAATCGTCATCTCCCTGAGGATCGGCGACATGTCGGGGCAACTCGAATCCCTCATGTTCGGACGTCTCCTCGACATCACGCCCTCGCGCATGTGGGTCAGCGCCGCCGTGCTCATCGTCGCCGCCCTGATCCTGGTCGCGACGTGGCGAGCCCAGGTGGCGCTCGCCTTCGATCGCGAGGCCGCGCGCGTGGCAGGTATCCCCACCCTCGCGATCGACATCGTCTTCAACGCCGCGATCGGAGCGATCGTCGTCGCGGCATCGACGGCCGTCGGCGTTCTCCTCGTCGTCGGCTACCTCATCGTGCCCGGCGCGTGTGGGCGCCTGCTCGCCCCGGGGACGCGCTCGATGGCCGTCATCGCGGCGCTGAGCGCTCTGGTCGGAGGCTGGGCGGGCTTCGGCGTCGCGTTGCTACGAACCCCCAGGCCCCTGTCTCCGCAGGCGTGCGTCGCCCTCGGGGTGCTTGCCTGCTTCGCCCTCGCCTGCGCCGTCCGGCAGCTGCGCGAGGCTCGCACGGGGCGCGACGAGGCCTCGGCGGGTTCTCAGGCGCCCTTGACCGCGCGTGAAACGGGGGAGCACGCGGTCGACGCGCGTGAAACAGGGTGTGAAACGCGAGCGTCGGGGTTGACGACGGTGGGGGAGGCCTCGTGA
- a CDS encoding metal ABC transporter permease codes for MIASLLILPALHVALIGALGGLVGAFAYLDRRIFFAESVTHGTFPGAVLGVVIASALGLGHAGMSTALYIGAFLGTIPLVALMRALATIPGISSQGAAGIVLTAGFAAGYFLATWFKPLPLAVSSFLTGSVMTVSPADVAWAGGVLGATVVVVSVGARHLLAHCFDPSAPGAARLAARHERIILAMILAAVTVAIPGVGTILSIALVAAPAATLAPIVPSARAFLVGSPLLGALLGLAGLAIAVPAGLSAGGTIALLCAGAVLASRVPGWLARLGGSRRASSRRG; via the coding sequence GTGATCGCCAGCCTCCTTATCCTGCCCGCCCTTCACGTGGCGCTCATCGGCGCGCTCGGCGGCCTCGTCGGAGCCTTCGCCTACCTCGACAGGCGGATCTTCTTCGCCGAATCCGTCACGCACGGGACATTCCCGGGCGCGGTCCTCGGAGTCGTCATCGCATCGGCGCTGGGGCTCGGCCACGCCGGCATGTCCACAGCCCTGTACATCGGGGCGTTCCTCGGAACCATTCCGCTGGTGGCCCTCATGCGTGCCCTGGCCACGATCCCCGGCATCTCCTCCCAAGGGGCGGCCGGAATCGTCCTCACGGCCGGGTTCGCGGCGGGCTACTTCCTGGCCACCTGGTTCAAACCCCTTCCCCTGGCCGTCAGCTCCTTCCTCACTGGATCGGTCATGACGGTATCCCCCGCGGACGTCGCGTGGGCGGGGGGAGTCCTCGGAGCGACCGTCGTGGTTGTGAGTGTCGGCGCTCGCCACCTGCTCGCTCACTGCTTCGATCCGTCGGCCCCCGGGGCGGCGCGTCTGGCCGCCCGCCACGAGCGCATCATCCTGGCGATGATCCTCGCGGCTGTCACGGTCGCCATCCCGGGAGTCGGAACCATCCTGTCCATCGCCCTCGTCGCCGCCCCCGCCGCCACCCTGGCTCCCATCGTTCCCAGCGCGCGGGCCTTCCTCGTCGGCTCCCCGCTCCTGGGGGCACTCCTCGGATTGGCGGGGCTGGCCATCGCCGTGCCCGCCGGTCTGAGCGCCGGAGGGACGATCGCCCTGCTGTGCGCGGGCGCCGTCCTCGCCTCCCGCGTACCGGGCTGGCTCGCCCGCCTGGGCGGCTCGCGCCGTGCGAGCAGCCGACGAGGGTGA
- the rsmI gene encoding 16S rRNA (cytidine(1402)-2'-O)-methyltransferase, whose protein sequence is MVATLDAPSAPEPAPASPRDAPGQGPYRQPVGSIVLAATPIGDVRDASARLVSALEGADIVAAEDTRRALALASRLGIKLGGRLVALHDHNEAEKSAGIVEAAGAGARVVFVSDAGMPTVSDPGFRLARAAIEADVPLTVLPGPSAPLVALALSGLPSDRFAFEGFLPRKDGEATRYLQDLAADPHTLIFFESPRRAASTLARMARVFGGERRAAVCRELTKEYEEVRRGTLGELASGAADVLGEVTIVVAGYERGTRAEDHVGAVLALAAEGMRLKDAAAEVAAATGARKNELYKAALAAK, encoded by the coding sequence ATGGTTGCCACGCTCGACGCCCCCTCCGCGCCCGAACCCGCCCCGGCCTCGCCCCGCGACGCCCCCGGACAGGGTCCCTATCGCCAGCCGGTCGGCTCCATCGTGCTGGCCGCCACCCCCATCGGTGACGTGCGCGACGCCTCGGCGCGTCTCGTGAGCGCTCTCGAAGGCGCGGACATCGTCGCCGCCGAGGACACGCGCCGCGCGCTCGCCCTGGCCTCGCGCCTGGGCATCAAGCTCGGTGGCCGCCTTGTCGCCCTGCACGACCACAACGAGGCCGAGAAGTCCGCGGGCATCGTCGAGGCGGCCGGGGCAGGAGCGCGGGTCGTCTTCGTCTCCGACGCGGGCATGCCCACCGTCTCCGACCCCGGGTTCCGCCTCGCCCGGGCGGCAATCGAAGCCGACGTCCCGCTGACCGTCCTGCCCGGCCCCTCCGCGCCGCTCGTCGCCCTGGCCCTGTCCGGCCTGCCCTCCGACCGCTTCGCCTTCGAGGGCTTCCTGCCGCGCAAGGACGGTGAAGCGACGCGCTACCTGCAGGACCTGGCGGCCGACCCCCACACCCTCATCTTCTTCGAGTCCCCCCGGCGGGCCGCGTCGACCTTGGCGCGCATGGCCCGTGTCTTTGGAGGCGAGCGCCGCGCCGCCGTGTGCCGAGAACTCACCAAGGAGTACGAGGAGGTCCGCCGAGGAACGCTCGGGGAGCTCGCCTCGGGAGCCGCGGACGTCCTTGGCGAAGTCACGATCGTCGTGGCCGGGTACGAGCGCGGCACCCGCGCCGAAGACCACGTCGGCGCCGTTTTGGCGCTGGCCGCCGAGGGGATGCGCCTCAAGGACGCTGCGGCCGAGGTCGCCGCCGCGACCGGCGCGCGTAAGAACGAGCTCTACAAGGCGGCGCTCGCCGCGAAGTGA
- a CDS encoding isochorismatase family protein, which yields MSRALIIVDVQPTFCEGGALAVQGGNAIAEAVARFVDEHRGDYALIATTQDWHIDPGTHFSDSPDFVDTWPPHGVAGTPEAELHPALARVNAQVSVKKGQYEAAYSGFEGTTEDGKTLEQALRDAGITDVDVVGLAESHCVASTAIDAAHAGFATRVLSDLTVPVSEELGKAAREKMRTEGVTLV from the coding sequence ATGTCACGCGCGCTCATTATCGTCGATGTCCAGCCCACGTTCTGCGAGGGGGGTGCTCTTGCCGTCCAGGGCGGAAACGCCATCGCCGAGGCCGTGGCTCGATTCGTCGATGAGCACCGGGGCGACTACGCCCTGATCGCGACCACCCAGGACTGGCATATTGATCCGGGAACGCACTTCTCAGATTCCCCTGACTTCGTGGACACGTGGCCCCCGCATGGTGTGGCGGGCACGCCGGAGGCGGAGCTACACCCGGCGCTCGCGCGTGTCAACGCACAGGTGAGCGTGAAGAAGGGACAGTACGAGGCCGCCTACTCGGGTTTCGAGGGCACGACCGAGGATGGGAAGACGCTGGAGCAGGCGCTGCGCGATGCGGGCATCACGGACGTGGACGTCGTCGGCCTGGCAGAGTCGCACTGCGTGGCGAGCACGGCTATCGACGCTGCGCACGCGGGCTTTGCCACGCGAGTGCTGAGCGATCTGACGGTTCCGGTGAGCGAGGAGCTGGGGAAGGCTGCTCGGGAGAAGATGCGGACGGAGGGCGTGACGCTCGTCTGA
- the metG gene encoding methionine--tRNA ligase: MSRILSAVAWPYANGPRHIGHVAGFGVPSDVFSRYMRMAGHDVLMVSGTDEHGTPILVAADSAGVSARELADQNNRLIVEDLVALGLSYDLFTRTTAGNHYRVVQDMFATVRDNGYMIEQVTRAAISPSTGRTLPDRYIEGTCPICGAEGARGDQCDNCGNQMDPTELINPHSRINGETPQFVESTHYFLDLPALAQALSDWLDEREKSGTWRPNVIKFSKNFLGDIRPRAMTRDIDWGIPVPGWEDQPTKRLYVWFDAVIGYLSASIEWARRSGDPEAWRRWWNDPEALSYYFMGKDNIVFHSQIWPAELLGYNGQGAKGGKPGDLGVLNLPTEVVSSEFLTMEGKKFSSSHGIVIYVRDFLERYQADALRYFISAAGPETSDSDFTWAEFVRRTNGELVAGWGNLVNRTASMIAKKFGQIPTPGELEEIDRALLDAVEAGFATVGDLIRHHRQKAALSEAMRLVGEANKYVTDTEPFKLKAPEQRERLATVLWTLAQVVADLNLMLSPFLPHAANDVDRVMGGEGRIAPMPRIEEVAELDPQVLPSDFDGRSSYPIITGDYTQVPTWERHPITPGTPIAKPTPVFVKLDEAIVDEELARYANAHPDDVTGA; encoded by the coding sequence ATGAGTCGTATTCTGTCCGCCGTCGCGTGGCCCTACGCCAACGGCCCCCGTCATATTGGCCACGTCGCGGGATTCGGTGTCCCCTCCGATGTCTTCTCCCGGTACATGCGCATGGCCGGGCACGACGTTCTCATGGTGTCCGGCACCGACGAGCACGGCACGCCGATCCTGGTCGCAGCAGACTCCGCCGGCGTGAGCGCTCGCGAGCTGGCCGACCAGAACAACCGGCTCATCGTCGAGGATCTGGTGGCCCTCGGGCTGTCCTACGACCTCTTCACCCGCACGACCGCCGGCAACCACTACCGTGTCGTCCAGGACATGTTCGCGACCGTGCGCGACAACGGCTACATGATCGAGCAGGTCACCCGCGCTGCCATCTCCCCCTCGACCGGCCGCACCCTGCCCGACCGCTACATCGAGGGCACCTGCCCGATCTGCGGGGCCGAGGGGGCGCGCGGCGACCAGTGCGACAACTGTGGCAACCAGATGGACCCCACCGAGCTTATCAACCCGCACTCGCGGATCAACGGCGAGACCCCGCAGTTCGTGGAGTCCACCCACTACTTCCTCGACCTGCCTGCCCTGGCGCAGGCCCTGTCGGACTGGCTCGACGAGCGCGAGAAGTCCGGCACCTGGCGCCCCAACGTCATCAAGTTCTCCAAGAACTTCCTGGGCGACATCCGCCCGCGCGCGATGACACGCGACATCGACTGGGGCATCCCGGTCCCCGGCTGGGAGGACCAGCCCACCAAGCGTCTGTACGTGTGGTTCGATGCTGTCATCGGCTACCTGAGTGCCTCCATCGAGTGGGCGCGCCGCAGCGGGGACCCGGAGGCGTGGCGCAGGTGGTGGAACGATCCCGAAGCCCTGTCCTACTACTTCATGGGCAAGGACAACATCGTCTTCCACTCCCAGATTTGGCCGGCCGAGCTGCTGGGATACAACGGCCAAGGAGCCAAGGGCGGAAAGCCTGGTGACCTGGGCGTCCTCAACCTGCCAACAGAGGTCGTCTCCTCGGAGTTCCTCACCATGGAAGGAAAGAAGTTCTCCTCCTCCCACGGCATCGTCATCTACGTGCGCGACTTCCTGGAGCGTTACCAGGCCGACGCGCTGCGCTACTTCATCAGCGCCGCCGGCCCGGAAACATCCGACTCGGACTTTACGTGGGCCGAGTTCGTTCGCCGTACCAACGGCGAGCTGGTCGCCGGCTGGGGGAACCTGGTCAACCGCACGGCCTCCATGATCGCTAAGAAGTTTGGGCAGATCCCGACCCCGGGCGAACTGGAGGAGATCGACCGCGCCCTCCTGGACGCCGTCGAGGCCGGATTCGCCACGGTTGGCGACCTCATCCGCCACCACCGGCAGAAGGCCGCCCTGTCGGAGGCGATGCGGCTCGTTGGGGAGGCGAACAAGTACGTCACCGACACCGAGCCTTTCAAGCTCAAGGCCCCCGAACAGCGCGAGCGCCTCGCGACCGTCCTGTGGACCCTCGCCCAGGTGGTCGCGGACCTGAATCTCATGCTCTCTCCGTTCCTGCCCCACGCGGCCAACGACGTCGACCGCGTCATGGGCGGGGAGGGGAGGATCGCCCCCATGCCGCGCATCGAGGAGGTGGCGGAGCTGGACCCGCAGGTGTTGCCCTCGGACTTCGATGGTCGCTCCT